Genomic DNA from Ilyobacter polytropus DSM 2926:
GGGCGGTCCTATGTCTTGTTCCGCTTTCATCTGTGGTATAATTTTTGTCAGGCTGCATATGGACATTTGCATAAAGTATTCTGTCAGCTGTATAGTCCAAAATTATTGCTCCGTCCATTTTTGCCAGTTCATATATCCTCTGGGAATTGTATTCACAGTTTATAAAAAATCCACCGTCTAGCATAGCCTCTATATTTTCATCTATTCCTATGATCAAAAGCGCCCCTGTTCCAGCATCTAGAATATTGTCCAAACCCTCTCTGAGAAGTGTCCCAGGAGTGACACTCGAAAGGATGTCTATTAAGTTTTTTTGATTTTTCATACTATCTCATCCTCTCCAAAAGCTCGTCTATACTCTTTAGATAGATAAGCTTCAGTTTATAATTATTTTTTTCTATATCTTTTCTATTGGATTCCGGAACATACACTCCTGTAAATCCAAGTTTTTCAAGCTCTCTCAATCTTTTATCCATAAAAGAAATTTTTCTTATCTCACCCCTTAAGCCAAGTTCTCCCACTGCTGCGATTTTTTGACTTATCTCTATTCCGTTACATACCGACAGCATAGATATCAAAAATGCCAAGTCTGCAGATGGGTCCTTTACCGTTATCCCACCAGGAATATTTACAAAGAGGTCCTTTGTGGAAAAAGCTACTCCTGCCTTTTTCTCAGCCACAGCACTTAGTATCTGTACTCTATTTTTATCCAGACCCTGGACAATCCTTTTAGGTATCCCAAAGGGTGAGTCTGTTATAAGAGACTGAATTTCCAAAAGAAATACTTTTGAACCTTCTAAAACCGGTACAATCATACTTCCTATATTTTTTTCTTCACGGTCGCTCAGAAAAAATTCAGATGAGTTTTTTACTTCCCTCATTCCATCCTCTTCCATATTGAAAATACCAAGCTCATTGGTAGAACCAAATCTGTTTTTTATACTCCTTAGTATTCTGTAGAAAAGTCCCTCTTCTCCCTCAAAATTAAGCACAGCATCAACCATGTGTTCTAGCATCTTAGGGCCGGCTACTTTTCCGTCTTTTGTTATATGCCCGACGATAAAAAATGATATGTTATAATTTTTTGCAAGTTCTACTATCCTTAGAGTACTTTCTCTTATCTGAGTTGGAGTTCCCGGTATAGAATCTGAGTTAGAGCTATAGAGAGTCTGAATAGAATCCACTACCACAACTTTGGGTTTTTTGAAAGATAAATGCTCATATATGGTTTCTATCTCTGTTTCAGACATTATAAAAAGATTGTCTGAAACAATCCCCAACCTCTCCCCTCTGTTTTTTATTTGGGATGGAGACTCTTCACCAGATATGTATATAACATCTCCATATTCGGTGTATTCTTTGGCTGCCTGTAAAAGAAGAGTAGACTTACCTATCCCGGGATTTCCAGTTATAAGGATAACTTCCCCCTGGACAAGACCCCCTCCTAGGACTCTGTCAAACTCTTTAAGTTTTGTTTTATACCTGTAATTTCCCTCTACTTCAATCTGAGAAAAATTCAGTATTTTTACGTTGGACTTTGCAGAAGATGACACCTTTGATATACCTTTTCTAGCAGCAGAAGTCATGAGGGTTTCCTCTTCTAAGGTTCCCCATTCTTCACACTCAGGACACTTCCCGAGCCATTTTACACTTTTATATCCACAGCTGCTGCATACATAGAGACTTTTATCTTTAGCCACTTACTTCCCCTCTTTGATCATTTCATCTACTTTTCTACTTATATCTTCTACGATTTTTTTATTCACAAAATGCTCTAAATTTCCTTTATTTAAAGCTACTTCTCTTACAAGGCTAGAGCTTAAATAAAGATTTTCCCTTGAAGCAGGTAAAAATACTGTTTCAAGCTCACCGCCTGATAAAACAGAATTTCCTAAAGCCATCTGGAGTTCATACTCATAATCCGAGACTGCCCTTAAACCTCTGAAGACTATATTTGCATTATTTTTTCTCATAAAATCTACAAGAAGTCCTTCAAAACTCATTATTTCTACGTTATCCAAGTTTCCTATCACTTTTTTTATAAGCTCTCCTCTTTCTTTCAGATCAAACCAATAGTTTTTCGAAGCACTATTTAAAATACCTATAATAAGCTTATCTGTGAGGTTTGCAGCTCTTCTTATTATATCCTCATGTCCCTTTGTTATAGGATCAAAACTACCTGCATAAACTCCTATTTTCATCTATCAACCCACCTATACTTCAAGTAAAATTTCATAATCATAATTATCTTTAAGAGGATCTACTTCCACTTTAAAAAACTTCCCTTTAGATTTTAGATAAACCTTTATAAATTCATCGTATATCCCCTTAAAAAAGCCGTTCAATTCTTTTGATATTTTAAGTCTTACAGTAGAGATATCTTTTTCATCTGAAACGATTTTTATTTCAGTTATTACTTCATTTATAACCGAATCTTTAGATTTTATCTTACCCGTTCCATTACAGTGGACGCACTCTTCCTGGTAATAATGACTCAGTGGTTTCCCGACTCTTTTCCTTGTCATCTCGATAAGCCCTAAATCTGTAAAATGAATAATATT
This window encodes:
- the radA gene encoding DNA repair protein RadA, giving the protein MAKDKSLYVCSSCGYKSVKWLGKCPECEEWGTLEEETLMTSAARKGISKVSSSAKSNVKILNFSQIEVEGNYRYKTKLKEFDRVLGGGLVQGEVILITGNPGIGKSTLLLQAAKEYTEYGDVIYISGEESPSQIKNRGERLGIVSDNLFIMSETEIETIYEHLSFKKPKVVVVDSIQTLYSSNSDSIPGTPTQIRESTLRIVELAKNYNISFFIVGHITKDGKVAGPKMLEHMVDAVLNFEGEEGLFYRILRSIKNRFGSTNELGIFNMEEDGMREVKNSSEFFLSDREEKNIGSMIVPVLEGSKVFLLEIQSLITDSPFGIPKRIVQGLDKNRVQILSAVAEKKAGVAFSTKDLFVNIPGGITVKDPSADLAFLISMLSVCNGIEISQKIAAVGELGLRGEIRKISFMDKRLRELEKLGFTGVYVPESNRKDIEKNNYKLKLIYLKSIDELLERMR
- the coaD gene encoding pantetheine-phosphate adenylyltransferase, with protein sequence MKIGVYAGSFDPITKGHEDIIRRAANLTDKLIIGILNSASKNYWFDLKERGELIKKVIGNLDNVEIMSFEGLLVDFMRKNNANIVFRGLRAVSDYEYELQMALGNSVLSGGELETVFLPASRENLYLSSSLVREVALNKGNLEHFVNKKIVEDISRKVDEMIKEGK